The DNA segment CATGAACCACGCCATCGTCTGGGCGTCGGTCCCCATGTCGGGCGCGGGGATGTCCTTCTTCGGCCCGATGGTGTCGCGGAGTTCTTCGGCGAATCGGCGGGTGAGTCGCTCCAACTCGGCCTCGCTCAATTGCTTGGGGTCGACGACGACGCCGCCCTTGCCGCCGCCGAACGGGAGGTCCATCACCGCGCACTTCCAGGTCATCCACATCGACAGCCCTACGCACTCCTCGGTGGTGACGCCCGGGTGATACCGCAGGCCGCCCTTGTAGGGACCCCGGACGTCGTCGTGCTGGGCGCGGTAGCCCGTGAACACTTCGACGCTCCCGTCGTCGCGCTCCAGCGGGACGGCGACTTCGACGACGCGGGTCGGGTGTTTGAGTCGCTCGACGACGCCGGTGTCGACGTCGACGTGGGTGGCCGCTCGTTCCAGTTGCCGCCGCGCGGTCACCAGCGCCGACTCGGCCCCGGTTCCGCCGCCTTCCGCCTCGGTACCGCCGCCTTCCGTCTCGCTCTCGGGCAGGTTCGTCGCCATTTCGTTGTTACTCGCAGGGCATTCCCCGATTCCGCATCGCCGACTCGCAGTCCGGACACCCTCCGGGGTAGTTGACGGCGGATACCGTCGTGCCGCAGTTCAGGCACTCGTACTCGTACTCGGCGTCGGAGTCGTAGGTCACGTCTCGGTGAGTCATGCTCGGCAAAAATTGCTTGCGCGGCCTCCCCCAAGGACGGGGGTGTTGAATAGTAAACCGCGCGAGTCCGGGACATGGTTTACTATTCAACTGTCACCGCGTTCGGCGACTCCTCGAACAGCGACGCGAACAGTTTCCGCTGAATCCGGCGGACATGGTCGTAGAACGCCGTGTGGGAGATGTCGAGCATCGACGCGACGTCGCGACCCGTCACCTCGCGCTGGGCGTCGAAAAACCCGCTGTGGTAGGCGATCTGGGCGACCTCCAGTTGGCGCTCGGTCAGGTCGTCGAGCAGGCCCGCTCGGCGCTCCCGCGTGGGTAGCCCGCGGGTCTGCTCGCGCTGGGCGATCAGTTTCGCGCCGTCGTAGGTGTTCGACAGCACCTCGTCGATGGACCGGACCGTCACCGAGTCGGGCACGTCCACCGTCAGCGAGAGGCCCGCCGGGGTCGCGCGGAGTCGCCGGAGGACGGCCCCGTGGTCGGCGAGGACTCGCGCGACGAAGTCCTCCCGGACGCGGAGGCCGAAGAACCCGGTTTCCTCGGCCCCCCGAATCGGCTTCGCCTCCGAGATGCCCACGAACCCCTCGGCGGCGTCGACCACGGCGTCAGGCGCCGCCCCTTCGACTTCGGCCAGGACGAACGTCGTGCCGTCGTCGCTGGCCACGTCCCCCGCCAGGCGAATCGACGCGCCGGTTTCGCCGGCGAGGCGCGACAGGACCGCGCTCCGGTCGGAGACCTCGTACTCCAGTTCGACGACGGTGTCGCTGCGGAGCGCCTCCTTGCGCTGGACCGCATTGATGGCCGACGCCACGGTGTCGCCGAGTTCGCAGAGCACCGACCGGACCATCCCGTCGAACGCGTCCGGGCGAGCGGCGTAGACGGTCAGCGTCCCGAACAGCACGTCGTCGTACGCGAGCGGAATCGCCAGCACCGACTGGAAGTCCCGGGACACCGCCTCGGCCCGCCACGGTCCCGCCCGGAGGTCGTCGGCGACGTTCGACACCAGCGCCGCCTCGCGGTCGAGCGCCGCCCGGACGGTCGGTTCGACGCTCGCGTCGTCGCCGCCCGGCCCGAGCGAGACGCCGTCCAGGTACCCCCGGTCGTCGCCGGCCCACGCCCTCGGCCGGAGGCTCCCGTCGGCCGGCGCGGTTTCGCCGATCCACGCGAACGCGAAGCGGTCGTCGGTCGTCAGTCGGTCGCAGACGGCCCGCTCGACCTTCTCGCGGGTTTCGGCGCCGACCAGCGCCTGGTCTATCTCCCGGATGAAGGCGTTCACCTGGTTCAACTGCGAGAGCCGCCGGTTCTGGCGCTGGAGTCGCCGGTCGCGCTCCCGGAGTTCGTCCTCGCGTTCGACCCGGTCGAACGCCGCCTCGGCGGTCGCCGCGAGGAGTTCCGCGACCTCCTCGCCGACCTCGTCGAACGCTTCGTCGGCCGCGACGACGAAGACGCCGTGGTCTGCCAGCGGGACCGCGACGTAGCCGTCGAGCGACGCCAGCGGGTCCTCCCGGTCGGCTCCGCCCGCGAGGTCGGCGTCCGAGCGCGTCTTCGTCTCGTCCTCGATGAACGCGCGGCTGACGGTCGTGGCTCGGTCGAGTCGTCGCTCCGCCGGGTCGCCGACCGTCGACCGGAACGCCTCGGACGCCGCGGCCGGGACCAGCGCGTTCGCCTCGGCGTCGAAGCGGTAGACGGCCGCCCCGGTCGGCAGGACCGACTCGGCGTCGGCGACGACCCGCTCGGCTATCTCGTCAGCCGACTCGGCGTAGAGGAGGCTCCGGCTGGTCCGGTGGAGCTGGGTGAGCGCCCGTTCGCGCTGTTTGCGCTTCGTGATGTCGCGACAGCTGTAGAGGGTGGTGCCGCCCTGAATCGAGACGGTCCGGACGTTGACCAGCAGGGTGTGCTCGCGGCCCGCCTGGTCGGTCGCCGTACACTCGATGTTCGTGAGCGTCCGCTCGGATTCGAGTCGCTCCCGGTCGAAGAGGTCGTCCCCGAGGAGCGCGTCGATGGTTCCGAACTCGCGGATCTCCTCGGCGGTGTAGCCGAAGATGAAGTGGACGTTGGGACAGACGTAGGTGAACTCCCCGTCGTCGTCGGTGACCAGCACCGTGTCGGTCATGTTGTTCAGCGTGACCCGGTGGAGTTCCTCGGACTCGCGGAGTTCGGCTTCGAGACGGACCCGCTCGTCGACCTCGTGTCCCTCGACCACGATTCGGTCCGGCCCGTCGGCAAAGCCGACGGGCCGGACCGAGAACTCGAACCGGCGCTCGCGACCCGCGTCGGCGAGGCCGGCCTCGAACGACCCGTACTCGCCGTCGGCGGCGCGCCGAATCGCGCGGTCGAGCGACCGTCCCGACCCCTCGTCCTCGGCCCACGGGAGGCCCCAGAAGCGCTTGCCGACGACGTCGCTCCGGTCCAGTTCGAGGTGGCCGAGCGCGGCCTCGTTGGCCCGGACCACGGTTCCGTCGGCGTCGAGGACCGCGACGAACCGGTCGGGGTCGCCGAAGAACGCCTCGAACTGGCGGGCCTTCTCGCGGCGGTGTCGGTCGTCGCGTCGCTTCCGGACCGCCGCTCGACACCGATTCGCGAGGTCGGCTTCGGCGTCGCCGCCGGTCGGCGCGTAGGCGTCGACGCCGGCGGCGACGGCCTCGCCCGCGAGCGACTCGTTCCCGTCCTCGGGCGCCAGCACGAACGCGGTTTGGACGCCGCGCGAGCGCAATTCGTCGAGCAGTTCGAGTCCCGTCCCCCCGTCGAGTCGGTGCGCGCTGACCGCGCAGTCGAACTCCTCGGTCGGGTCGGTCAGGGTCCGCACCGCCCGCTCGAACCCGCCGACCGACCGCGTCGCGGTCGTCTCCCGGCCCGCTAACTCCCGTCGCGCCCGCTCCCGCCAGGGTTCCGGTCCCACGAGCAGGACGCGAAGGCCCCCGTCGGAAGGTTCCCGGGTCGTATCCATCGATGGGGGTTTGCGAGGCCGGGGGATAAAGTTTGACGACGGCGTCTCCGGGCCGGCGCGACCGCGCTCCGTGCCTTCG comes from the Halorussus vallis genome and includes:
- a CDS encoding rubrerythrin-like domain-containing protein; the protein is MTHRDVTYDSDAEYEYECLNCGTTVSAVNYPGGCPDCESAMRNRGMPCE
- a CDS encoding bacterio-opsin activator domain-containing protein, coding for MDTTREPSDGGLRVLLVGPEPWRERARRELAGRETTATRSVGGFERAVRTLTDPTEEFDCAVSAHRLDGGTGLELLDELRSRGVQTAFVLAPEDGNESLAGEAVAAGVDAYAPTGGDAEADLANRCRAAVRKRRDDRHRREKARQFEAFFGDPDRFVAVLDADGTVVRANEAALGHLELDRSDVVGKRFWGLPWAEDEGSGRSLDRAIRRAADGEYGSFEAGLADAGRERRFEFSVRPVGFADGPDRIVVEGHEVDERVRLEAELRESEELHRVTLNNMTDTVLVTDDDGEFTYVCPNVHFIFGYTAEEIREFGTIDALLGDDLFDRERLESERTLTNIECTATDQAGREHTLLVNVRTVSIQGGTTLYSCRDITKRKQRERALTQLHRTSRSLLYAESADEIAERVVADAESVLPTGAAVYRFDAEANALVPAAASEAFRSTVGDPAERRLDRATTVSRAFIEDETKTRSDADLAGGADREDPLASLDGYVAVPLADHGVFVVAADEAFDEVGEEVAELLAATAEAAFDRVEREDELRERDRRLQRQNRRLSQLNQVNAFIREIDQALVGAETREKVERAVCDRLTTDDRFAFAWIGETAPADGSLRPRAWAGDDRGYLDGVSLGPGGDDASVEPTVRAALDREAALVSNVADDLRAGPWRAEAVSRDFQSVLAIPLAYDDVLFGTLTVYAARPDAFDGMVRSVLCELGDTVASAINAVQRKEALRSDTVVELEYEVSDRSAVLSRLAGETGASIRLAGDVASDDGTTFVLAEVEGAAPDAVVDAAEGFVGISEAKPIRGAEETGFFGLRVREDFVARVLADHGAVLRRLRATPAGLSLTVDVPDSVTVRSIDEVLSNTYDGAKLIAQREQTRGLPTRERRAGLLDDLTERQLEVAQIAYHSGFFDAQREVTGRDVASMLDISHTAFYDHVRRIQRKLFASLFEESPNAVTVE